The genomic stretch TGAAGGGTCTATCGGATCTCATTTACTTCGATAGATTCAGGGAGAAGCCCGGGATAAGTATGGGGGAGATGAGTGCGGAGGACTTGAATGCCTACTATAGGAGGATCAAAGCCTCCCTATCCGAGAAGCTGAGAGGTGTGAATTACATCTTCCTCTACTGACTCATGGCTCCAGCTGTACTTTCAATTCATCCGGATCTAAGGACCTGATGAATGCCTCTACTCCCTCCTCAAGCTTGTAGACAGATGTGACCAGCTCATCCACTCTCACCTTCCCTTTCCTGAGGAGCTCTATTGCTGCATCGAACGGGCCGCATCTGCTCCCGAGTATGATTATCTCATTCACGACAGCCCGCGTGTAATCGAATGAAACCTCCTTACCGTGCGTGGATTTAGCGAATATCGTTCCCCTGGGCCTAGTGAGATTAAGAGCTATTTCGAGACCGTTTGGGGATCCCGATGCCTCTACAACGAGATCGAACTCTCCCTTCAAGTTTAAAGCCTCCTCAACAGTCATCGACTCAGCTCCAAATATTTCAGCTAACTCTGATTTCCTGCTCCTCCTCCTTGAGATAGCTACGAGCCTCTTAGGGGCGAAAAGTGCTGATATCTGAACTGAGAGGAGGCCTATCGTTCCCACACCCACTACGGCTATTCTGGATGAGGGGGGAGGGGGCATGAGGAAGAATGGCTTCAATGCGGCCGCTAAAGGCTCGATGAATGCGCCCTGAAGCCAGCTCAGATCACCTATTGGATGGATGAGATCAGCCCTGGTCAGCACGTAATCTGCCATTCCACCATCTAAGCTTATCCCCAATGCTTCCCTCCTCAAGCAATGCTCCCTCAATCCTCTTTTACAGAAGGAGCATTCCCCACAGCTCAAATTGATTTCGCTAGTTACTCTCTGCCCTATAATCCTCTCATCAACGCCCTCACCCACTTCAACTACCTCGCCCGAGATCTCGTGCCCCAGTATTATGGGGAGCTTCCTCACTGCGTAATCTCCGAGGTAAATAGATTTGTCAGTGCCGCATATACCGACTCTCCTGACCCTCACTTTGACCCATCCATTCTCAGGGCTCCT from Candidatus Korarchaeum sp. encodes the following:
- a CDS encoding alcohol dehydrogenase catalytic domain-containing protein; amino-acid sequence: MRALVLHAPRDLRLEDVDERSPENGWVKVRVRRVGICGTDKSIYLGDYAVRKLPIILGHEISGEVVEVGEGVDERIIGQRVTSEINLSCGECSFCKRGLREHCLRREALGISLDGGMADYVLTRADLIHPIGDLSWLQGAFIEPLAAALKPFFLMPPPPSSRIAVVGVGTIGLLSVQISALFAPKRLVAISRRRSRKSELAEIFGAESMTVEEALNLKGEFDLVVEASGSPNGLEIALNLTRPRGTIFAKSTHGKEVSFDYTRAVVNEIIILGSRCGPFDAAIELLRKGKVRVDELVTSVYKLEEGVEAFIRSLDPDELKVQLEP